From the Thomasclavelia ramosa DSM 1402 genome, the window AACGTAATAGTATTTTTATACAAATAGTTGATAAATATCCAACCCGTAAAGTTTTAATTGAGGAAATGCAAAAGATTTTATAAATAAAAAACTCAAACACCAAAATAGGTCGATGTTTGAGTCTTAATAAGATTACTCCATATTCTCTAATAAATTATTAATAAAACTATCATAATTATAACTATGAATAATACTTTGCTGTAACTTAGCATTATTAACAATTTCAATAAAGATATCATAAAGGTGCTCAATGTCTTGTTGGTCACCTTGTTTTATTGCTAGTAAAAAGATAATCTGAACCGTATCTTGTTGATACCAGGTTAATGGTTTATCGATGATAGCAACAGCAACTTTAGTATCTTTAGCACATAGGCGCATAGGATGTGGTAATGCAAATACTTCATTCATATTAGTTTTTGCTAAATTTTCACGTTCCATAACACAATCAAAATAATTGCTATCAACAATATTTTGTTTTTCCATTAATTGACACATTTGTTTTAATAAAGATTCTTTAGAGTCTATTCCATCTAAATGAATAAAGAGGTTTTTATCAAAAAATTTATTTGATTTCTTCATTTTATTTAAAGAAATTGATGTTAGAAATTTAGAGATTGCTTCGATATCTTGATTATTTAAAGCAAAGTCAACAGTAATGGTAGGAATATGTTCACTCTTTAATGGTATTGTAGAAATAACAAAGTCAATATTCAATAATTCTCTTTTTGTATAATTAATAAATTCGTTATATGAAGCTTTACGAACAATTGTTATCTTATCTTTAAAGAAAACATTTAATCTAGCTTCTAACATTCTTGTTGTAGCTTGACCAGAACCACAGACTAAAATAACACTTTTGTTTTGAAGGCTTCCTGAAAAACAACGCTCAATCGCAGCTCCGATATGCAAAGAAACATAACCAACTTCATCTTCAGTTAAAATATAGGGTGGCTTATTAAAGATTTTTGCGGTACACGTTAAAGTAATATCAAATGCTAAAGGAAAATTAGTTTTAATGGTATTTAATAATGGATTTCGTTTATTTAACGCAAATGATTTAGTATTTAAGATAGATTTAAAATGTAAAAAGAGGTCATGTGACAAAATTTCATCATTACGCAAATCAAAATTATAATCAAAATATATATTATTCAATAATTCTTCTACTAACTCCTTGATTTTATTATCATTATCGACTAAGTCGTTTAATTGTGTATTGGCTACTAAATGTGAATAAATATATTTTTTTTCACCTTCACTAATCGTAATATTAAAAGTATACTCAATTTCATTTGCAATATCATCAATAAAATCAGTATAATTATCATCAATTTTAATAGTATTGTTCGTATTGATATAACAGTCAAATTGAATTCTTGAGATCATTAAAGCAAAATGGATGATTAGGTTTTTAAAATTAAAATCATTTGTTTTTATATGTGCATTTTTTAATTTATTAGAGATAATTTGTTTAAGAAGATCTAGATCAATTCCCTCAAAAAGAGTATATTCATCTTTTGTAAAGCCGGTAACATAGTTTTGAAAGTTGTACGATAAAACATTTTCAACTAGACATTTGCGTTTATCATCTTCATTACCAATTATTTTGACCCCGACATTAGTTTTTGAGATATATTCAAGATTATATTTTGAAAAAATAGCTTTTAAAGTTTTAATATAGTTTTGTAACGTATTTTTACTCACATAGATATTATCAGCCAAATCATCTAGACTCATATATTCATCACTATATAATAATAAATTTAATAAATATTTAATCCGATCTTGAGAACTGTCTAATTCTAAATTACTAGTTCTTGTTTGTTTTATTGAGCATAAAAAAGTATTATATTTTTCTTGATCATTGATCTCAATATAATATCCAGCTTTTCTTTTTAATTTTATTTTTGCTCCATTTTTTTCAAGAATTTCATTAATTGCCTGAATATCACTACGGATCGTTCTATCTGTGATGTTTAATAGAACTGATAACTGACTTGCAGATACTATATTATCTTGTCTGACATAGTCAAATATTTCATTTAAACGATTGTATGGAAACATCATTATCACGATTCCTTCCTTATTATGTCTATATTGTATAGATAATTGTTTTTTTATGCAAATAAATTATTTCCAAAATAAAATGGAAATCTTGATGTTTATAAAGTAAAAGTTTCCGTTAATAAGTGGAAATAGCATTGATTGAAATAAATTTAGATTCGAGATAGACTATAGTTGTAGCAAGGAGGTAGTAACGGAATGCTTAATGAAGATTATATATTTTTGGATGTGAAAGTGACGAATAAAAATCAATTATTAGGGTTTATTGCAGACAAAGCCCATGAATATAATATTTGTGACAATCGAGAAGGACTGCTTGAAGATTTAATAAAACGTGAAGCAGAATTTCCAACAGGATTGCAAGATGGATTCGCAATTCCACATGCACGTAGTAACCATGTCAAAAAGGCTGCAATTTTATATTTAAGAACTGATGAAGCAATTGAGTGGGGAACTATGGATGATAAAAAAGTGAATTATTTATTTTCATTGTTAGTTCCTGAACAAAATGAAGGAAATCTTCATTTACAGATGATATCTAAATTAGCTACTTGTTTATTAGAAGATGAGTTTAAGAATACGGTAAAATCTTCAACTAATAAATCGGCGCTAAAAGATTATATATTAAAAAATATGGAGGTAGATTAAATGAAAATCGTTGGTATTGCCGCTTGTCCTGCGGGATTAGCACACACACCTATGGCAGCTAAAGCCTTAGAAAAAGCAGGAGCTAAATTAGGTTATGATTTAAAAATGGAGCAGCAAGGAAGTATGGGTCAGGTCAACAAGATTACTGAGGAAGAGGCTAAAGAAGCAGCTTTTGTAATTGTAGCATCAGATCAAAAAATTCTAGGAATGGAGCGTTTTGAAGGAAAACCGGTAATTAGAATTGATATTACAACTTGTATCAAAGCTCCGGAGGCGGTCATAAAAAAATGTGTTCAAGCAACACAAAAATAAAAAAGCAATTTAACTTGGCGGAGTCAAATTGCATACACAAAACTATAGTGAGTAGTGTGTACTCTCATTATAACATAAAATATGAAAAGAGAGGTAAAACGAATGAAAAAGTTTTTAAAAGATGCTAAAGGACATATAATGTCAGGAATTGGTTATATGCTACCTTTAATTATTGGGGCATCACTAGTTGTGGCTATTCCAAAATTGATAGGGGTAGCGATGGGAATCAATAGTCTTGATGCTTATGCAACAAAAGATGGGTTCTTACACATCTTATATTTATTAGAGCAGGTAGGTTGGACAGGTATTGGCTTAGTTAATACTGTATTAGCTGGTTTCATTGCCTTTTCAATTGCTGACAAACCTGCTATTGGAGCTGGTTTAATTGGTGGGGCATTAGCTAGTAATACAAAAGCCGGTTTTTTAGGAGCTGTTATTGCTGCGTTTATCGCTGGATATATTGTAAAATGGGGTAAAGAACATATCAAATTACCTGATTCAATGCAGCAAATGATGCCGTTAGTTATTTTACCATTTTTAGCAACTGGTGCCGTTGCTATAATTATGGGAGTTATTCTTGCGACTCCACTAGCCTCAATTAATGATGCTTTAGTATCGTGGTTAAGAGATATGTGTAGTGGTGGAACTAGCCAATTGATCCTTTCATTAGTTTTAGGAGCAATGATTGCTTCAGATATGGGTGGACCAATCAATAAGTCAGCATGGATGGCTGGAAATGTTTTAATGACAGAAGGAATTTATCAACCAAATGTATATATTAATTGTGCTATTTGTATTCCCCCATTAGCATATGCAATTGCTACTGTAATTAAGAAAAATCGTTTTTCACCAAGTTTTAAAGAAGCCGGTAAAGGTAACTGGGTTATGGGATTTATTGGTATTACCGAAGGAGCGATTCCTTTTACATTAGTTAAGGCTAGCCGTTTAATTCCTATTAATATGATTGGTGGAGCTTTAGGAGCAGGAATCTGTTGTTTACTTGGAGCAACTGCTGATATTCCGCCAGTTGGAGGAATGTATGGATTTGTTTCAATCACTGGTGGTTGGGCTTATCTTGTTGGAATTATTGTTGGAGCTTTATTTATTGCAATTGTAGCACCAATGGTTGTTGATTTTAATGATGATAAAGATGAAGAAGAGACAATATCAGTTGATGATATTGAAATAGTAATTGAATAAAAAATAGGAAGATGAAAATCTTCCTATTAAATTAAAGGAGTTAATATGAAAAGAAAAGTACATGTGATCCCTCATTCACATTGGGATCGAGAATGGTATTTTACAACTTCAAGATCAAAAGTTTATTTAATGAAAGATCTTAAAGACGTTTTAGATACATTAGAGACAAATAATGATTTTAAATATTTTATGGTCGATGCTCAAGGTTCATTATTAGAAGATTACATTAAATGGATGCCACAAGATAAACAAAGAATTAAAAAACTTGTCAAAGCTAAAAAATTAATCATTGGACCTTGGTATACTCAAAGTGATCAACTAGTAATTTCTGGTGAAAGTATCGTTCGAAATATGTATTATGGAATGAAGTGTTGTGAAACTTTCGGAGAGTATATGAATGTGGGTTATGTTCCTGATTCATTTGGACAGTCAGGTAATATGCCTCAAATATATCGCCAGTTTGGAATTGAAGATACTTTATTTTGGCGAGGCGTTAGTGATGATATGGTCAAACATACCGATTATAATTGGCGTGGTGATGATGGCAGTGTTGTTTTTACTACCCAAATTCCTTTTGGTTATTATATTGGTGGAAATATACCTGAAGATGATAAAGCAAGTGATGAGTTTTGGCAAAAAGAATGTTTTGAAAAAGCAGGTAGCCGTAGTGCTACAAAACATATTTACTTTCCTAATGGATTTGATCAGGCTCCAATTCGTAAAAATCTTCCTGATTTGATTAAGAAAAGAAATGAAAAAGATCCTGATAATGAATACATTATTAGTTGTGTTGAAGACTATATTAAAGATGTAAAAAGTGAAAAACCTGATTTAGAAGAAGTGAGTGGTGAATTAGTAATTGCAAAGCATATGCGGATTCATAAATCGATTTTTTCATCACGAAGTGATTTGAAAGTG encodes:
- a CDS encoding PTS sugar transporter subunit IIA, whose amino-acid sequence is MLNEDYIFLDVKVTNKNQLLGFIADKAHEYNICDNREGLLEDLIKREAEFPTGLQDGFAIPHARSNHVKKAAILYLRTDEAIEWGTMDDKKVNYLFSLLVPEQNEGNLHLQMISKLATCLLEDEFKNTVKSSTNKSALKDYILKNMEVD
- a CDS encoding BglG family transcription antiterminator; this translates as MMFPYNRLNEIFDYVRQDNIVSASQLSVLLNITDRTIRSDIQAINEILEKNGAKIKLKRKAGYYIEINDQEKYNTFLCSIKQTRTSNLELDSSQDRIKYLLNLLLYSDEYMSLDDLADNIYVSKNTLQNYIKTLKAIFSKYNLEYISKTNVGVKIIGNEDDKRKCLVENVLSYNFQNYVTGFTKDEYTLFEGIDLDLLKQIISNKLKNAHIKTNDFNFKNLIIHFALMISRIQFDCYINTNNTIKIDDNYTDFIDDIANEIEYTFNITISEGEKKYIYSHLVANTQLNDLVDNDNKIKELVEELLNNIYFDYNFDLRNDEILSHDLFLHFKSILNTKSFALNKRNPLLNTIKTNFPLAFDITLTCTAKIFNKPPYILTEDEVGYVSLHIGAAIERCFSGSLQNKSVILVCGSGQATTRMLEARLNVFFKDKITIVRKASYNEFINYTKRELLNIDFVISTIPLKSEHIPTITVDFALNNQDIEAISKFLTSISLNKMKKSNKFFDKNLFIHLDGIDSKESLLKQMCQLMEKQNIVDSNYFDCVMERENLAKTNMNEVFALPHPMRLCAKDTKVAVAIIDKPLTWYQQDTVQIIFLLAIKQGDQQDIEHLYDIFIEIVNNAKLQQSIIHSYNYDSFINNLLENME
- a CDS encoding PTS fructose transporter subunit IIB, coding for MKIVGIAACPAGLAHTPMAAKALEKAGAKLGYDLKMEQQGSMGQVNKITEEEAKEAAFVIVASDQKILGMERFEGKPVIRIDITTCIKAPEAVIKKCVQATQK
- a CDS encoding PTS fructose transporter subunit IIC, with the translated sequence MKKFLKDAKGHIMSGIGYMLPLIIGASLVVAIPKLIGVAMGINSLDAYATKDGFLHILYLLEQVGWTGIGLVNTVLAGFIAFSIADKPAIGAGLIGGALASNTKAGFLGAVIAAFIAGYIVKWGKEHIKLPDSMQQMMPLVILPFLATGAVAIIMGVILATPLASINDALVSWLRDMCSGGTSQLILSLVLGAMIASDMGGPINKSAWMAGNVLMTEGIYQPNVYINCAICIPPLAYAIATVIKKNRFSPSFKEAGKGNWVMGFIGITEGAIPFTLVKASRLIPINMIGGALGAGICCLLGATADIPPVGGMYGFVSITGGWAYLVGIIVGALFIAIVAPMVVDFNDDKDEEETISVDDIEIVIE